One genomic window of Mesoplodon densirostris isolate mMesDen1 chromosome 14, mMesDen1 primary haplotype, whole genome shotgun sequence includes the following:
- the SPMIP9 gene encoding LOW QUALITY PROTEIN: protein SPMIP9 (The sequence of the model RefSeq protein was modified relative to this genomic sequence to represent the inferred CDS: inserted 2 bases in 1 codon; substituted 1 base at 1 genomic stop codon), whose product MGVRPGGERQKEEEAENDMGEDCRGTDGKCSGFQRRRKPEGIEFMVCIMKYEGADLKVTDRSVNTIPWEDAPLGTSFQRDGTKADPLTDYAASARCGEAIRPCNGERGLWPQAAGAGILSLPLISHHAKLDTQLRNKEFYRPTPSPNPKLEDGYPAFKXAHMTAKDLGQPGFFPPQDHVAPAEDECRFVSICPSVYPASHTLYLAHGDANQIXTSADFPCLLEPKCQPAAEASKGYFLLPGCACPYHCTVKVPILNRWGPLMPFYQ is encoded by the exons ATGGGGGTGAGGCCGGgaggggagagacagaaagaggaggAGGCTGAAAATGACATGGGTGAGGACTGCCGTGGAACTGATGGAAagtgcagtggttttcaaaggaGGAGAAAGCCTGAAGGCATTGAGTTCATG GTTTGCATTATGAAGTATGAGGGGGCTGACCTCAAGGTGACTGACCGATCTGTCAACACGATTCCTTGGGAAGATGCTCCTCTCGGCACCTCATTCCAACGTGATGGCACAAAGGCAGATCCTCTCACAGATTACGCCGCCAGTGCCAG gtGTGGAGAGGCCATACGGCCCTGTAATGGAGAACGTGGACTCTGGCCCCAGGCAGCTGGGGCTGGaatcctgtctctgccacttattagccaC CACGCAAAGCTGGACACCCAACTCCGGAACAAAGAGTTTTACAGGCCTACCCCCAGCCCCAATCCCAAGCTAGAAGATGGATACCCTGCCTTCAAATGAGCCCACATGACCGCCAAAGACCTGGGGCAACCCGGCTTCTTCCCACCACAGGACCATGTGGCTCCAGCAGAGGATGAATGCAGGTTTGTCAGCATCTGTCCTTCCGTGTACCCAGCTTCCCACACCCTGTACCTGGCCCACGGCGATGCCAACCAGAT CACGAGTGCCGACTTCCCCTGCCTTCTGGAGCCCAAGTGCCAGCCTGCTGCAGAGGCGAGCAAAGGCTACTTTCTACTGCCTGGCTGTGCCTGTCCTTATCACTGTACAGTCAAGGTCCCCATCTTGAACCGATGGGGACCCTTGATGCCATTTTACCAGTAG